A single Meles meles chromosome 20, mMelMel3.1 paternal haplotype, whole genome shotgun sequence DNA region contains:
- the AP1M2 gene encoding AP-1 complex subunit mu-2 isoform X2, producing the protein MSASAVFILDVKGKPLISRNYKGDVAMSEIEHFMPLLVQREEEGALAPLLSHGRVHFLWIKHSNLYLVATTLKNANASLVYSFLYKTVEVFSEYFKELEEESIRDNFVIVYELLDELMDFGFPQTTDSKILQEYITQQGNKLETGKSRVPPTVTNAVSWRSEGIKYKKNEVFIDVIESVNLLVNANGSVLLSEIVGTIKLKVFLSGMPELRLGLNDRVLFELTGRSKNKSVELEDVKFHQCVRLSRFDNDRTISFIPPDGDFELMSYRLSTQVKPLIWIESVIEKFSHSRVEIMVKAKGQFKKQSVANGVEISVPVPSDADSPKFKTSVGSAKYVPEKNVVIWSIKSFPGGKEYLMRAHFGLPSVEKEEVEGRPPIGVKFEIPYFTVSGIQVRYMKIIEKSGYQALPWVRYITQSGDYQLRTS; encoded by the exons ATGTCCGCCTCGGCTGTCTTCATCCTCGACGTCAAGGGCAAG CCCCTGATCAGCCGCAACTACAAGGGCGATGTGGCCATGAGTGAGATCGAGCACTTCATGCCTCTGCTCGTGCAGCGGGAGGAGGAGGGTGCCCTGGCCCCACTGCTGAGCCATGGCCGGGTTCACTTCCTGTGGATCAAGCACAGCAACCTCTACT TGGTGGCCACCACACTGAAGAACGCCAACGCCTCCCTCGTGTACTCCTTCCTCTACAAGACGGTGGAG GTGTTCTCTGAGTACTTCAAGGAGTTGGAGGAGGAGAGCATCCGTGACAACTTTGTCATCGTCTATGAGCTGCTGGATGAACTCATGGACTTTGGCTTCCCACAGACCACGGACAGCAAGATCCTGCAGGA GTACATCACGCAGCAGGGCAACAAGCTGGAGACCGGCAAATCTCGGGTGCCACCCACTGTCACCAACGCTGTGTCCTGGCGCTCCGAGGGCATCAAGTACAAGAAGAATGAGGTCTTCATTGATGTCATTGAGTCTGTCAACCTGCTG GTCAATGCCAACGGCAGCGTCCTGCTGAGCGAGATCGTGGGCACCATCAAGCTCAAGGTGTTTCTGTCGGGAATGCCAGAGCTGCGGCTTGGCCTCAACGACCGAGTGCTCTTTGAGCTCACTGGCC GGAGCAAGAACAAGTCCGTGGAGCTGGAGGATGTGAAATTCCACCAGTGCGTGCGGCTCTCCCGCTTTGACAATGACCGCACCATCTCCTTCATCCCACCTGATGGCGACTTTGAGCTCATGTCCTACCGCCTCAGCACCCAG GTCAAGCCATTGATCTGGATTGAGTCCGTCATTGAGAAGTTCTCCCACAGCCGCGTGGAGATCATGGTCAAG GCCAAGGGGCAGTTTAAGAAGCAGTCGGTGGCCAACGGCGTGGAGATATCCGTGCCCGTGCCCAGTGACGCCGACTCCCCGAAGTTCAAGACCAGTGTAGGGAGTGCCAAGTACGTGCCGGAAAAGAATGTCGTTATTTGGAGTATTAAGTCTTTCCCG GGGGGCAAGGAGTACCTGATGCGTGCCCACTTTGGCCTCCCCAgcgtggagaaggaggaggtagAGGGCCGGCCCCCTATTGGGGTCAAGTTTGAGATCCCCTATTTCACCGTCTCTGGGATCCAG GTTCGGTACATGAAGATCATTGAGAAAAGCGGTTACCAGGCCCTGCCGTGGGTTCGCTACATCACCCAAAGTGGCG ATTATCAACTTCGGACCAGCTAG
- the AP1M2 gene encoding AP-1 complex subunit mu-2 isoform X1 — MSASAVFILDVKGKPLISRNYKGDVAMSEIEHFMPLLVQREEEGALAPLLSHGRVHFLWIKHSNLYLVATTLKNANASLVYSFLYKTVEVFSEYFKELEEESIRDNFVIVYELLDELMDFGFPQTTDSKILQEYITQQGNKLETGKSRVPPTVTNAVSWRSEGIKYKKNEVFIDVIESVNLLVNANGSVLLSEIVGTIKLKVFLSGMPELRLGLNDRVLFELTGLSGSKNKSVELEDVKFHQCVRLSRFDNDRTISFIPPDGDFELMSYRLSTQVKPLIWIESVIEKFSHSRVEIMVKAKGQFKKQSVANGVEISVPVPSDADSPKFKTSVGSAKYVPEKNVVIWSIKSFPGGKEYLMRAHFGLPSVEKEEVEGRPPIGVKFEIPYFTVSGIQVRYMKIIEKSGYQALPWVRYITQSGDYQLRTS; from the exons ATGTCCGCCTCGGCTGTCTTCATCCTCGACGTCAAGGGCAAG CCCCTGATCAGCCGCAACTACAAGGGCGATGTGGCCATGAGTGAGATCGAGCACTTCATGCCTCTGCTCGTGCAGCGGGAGGAGGAGGGTGCCCTGGCCCCACTGCTGAGCCATGGCCGGGTTCACTTCCTGTGGATCAAGCACAGCAACCTCTACT TGGTGGCCACCACACTGAAGAACGCCAACGCCTCCCTCGTGTACTCCTTCCTCTACAAGACGGTGGAG GTGTTCTCTGAGTACTTCAAGGAGTTGGAGGAGGAGAGCATCCGTGACAACTTTGTCATCGTCTATGAGCTGCTGGATGAACTCATGGACTTTGGCTTCCCACAGACCACGGACAGCAAGATCCTGCAGGA GTACATCACGCAGCAGGGCAACAAGCTGGAGACCGGCAAATCTCGGGTGCCACCCACTGTCACCAACGCTGTGTCCTGGCGCTCCGAGGGCATCAAGTACAAGAAGAATGAGGTCTTCATTGATGTCATTGAGTCTGTCAACCTGCTG GTCAATGCCAACGGCAGCGTCCTGCTGAGCGAGATCGTGGGCACCATCAAGCTCAAGGTGTTTCTGTCGGGAATGCCAGAGCTGCGGCTTGGCCTCAACGACCGAGTGCTCTTTGAGCTCACTGGCC TTTCAGGGAGCAAGAACAAGTCCGTGGAGCTGGAGGATGTGAAATTCCACCAGTGCGTGCGGCTCTCCCGCTTTGACAATGACCGCACCATCTCCTTCATCCCACCTGATGGCGACTTTGAGCTCATGTCCTACCGCCTCAGCACCCAG GTCAAGCCATTGATCTGGATTGAGTCCGTCATTGAGAAGTTCTCCCACAGCCGCGTGGAGATCATGGTCAAG GCCAAGGGGCAGTTTAAGAAGCAGTCGGTGGCCAACGGCGTGGAGATATCCGTGCCCGTGCCCAGTGACGCCGACTCCCCGAAGTTCAAGACCAGTGTAGGGAGTGCCAAGTACGTGCCGGAAAAGAATGTCGTTATTTGGAGTATTAAGTCTTTCCCG GGGGGCAAGGAGTACCTGATGCGTGCCCACTTTGGCCTCCCCAgcgtggagaaggaggaggtagAGGGCCGGCCCCCTATTGGGGTCAAGTTTGAGATCCCCTATTTCACCGTCTCTGGGATCCAG GTTCGGTACATGAAGATCATTGAGAAAAGCGGTTACCAGGCCCTGCCGTGGGTTCGCTACATCACCCAAAGTGGCG ATTATCAACTTCGGACCAGCTAG
- the CDKN2D gene encoding cyclin-dependent kinase 4 inhibitor D, with amino-acid sequence MLLEEVRAGDRLSGAAARGDVQEVRRLLHRELVHPDALNRFGKTALQVMMFGSPTIALELLKQGASPNVQDATGTTPAHDAARTGFLDTLKVLVEHGADVNAPDGTGALPIHLAVREGHTAVVSFLAMESDLHHRDARGLTPLELAQGLGAQDLMDILQGHTVVLL; translated from the exons ATGCTGCTGGAGGAGGTCCGCGCCGGCGACCGGCTAAGCGGGGCGGCGGCCCGGGGCGACGTGCAGGAGGTGCGCCGCCTTCTGCACCGCGAGCTGGTGCATCCCGACGCCCTGAACCGCTTCGGCAAGACTGCGCTGCAG GTCATGATGTTCGGCAGCCCCACCATTGCTTTGGAGCTCCTCAAGCAAGGTGCCAGCCCCAATGTCCAGGACGCCACCGGCACTACTCCAGCCCATGATGCGGCACGCACTGGATTCCTGGACACCCTGAAGGTCTTGGTAGAGCATGGTGCTGATGTCAACGCGCCTGATGGTACTGGGGcgctccccatccacctggcggTGCGAGAGGGCCACACGGCTGTGGTCAGCTTCCTGGCTATGGAGTCTGATCTCCATCACAGGGACGCCAGGGGCCTCACACCCCTGGAGCTGGCGCAGGGGCTAGGGGCCCAGGATCTCATGGACATCCTCCAGGGGCACACGGTGGTGCTGCTGTGA